A region of Paenibacillus thiaminolyticus DNA encodes the following proteins:
- a CDS encoding cupin domain-containing protein: protein MKIYNFGKDIGQEIKAFDSKNLIMTGMIDATDKIRMGCMHVDAGGIVGYHQASVSQLFAVVAGEGVVKGTEDKEYRIKAGYAAYWEEGEWHETRTEAGLTAIVIEGVALNIKMKEEEWQAH, encoded by the coding sequence ATGAAAATCTATAACTTCGGCAAGGACATAGGACAGGAAATTAAGGCGTTTGACAGTAAAAATCTAATCATGACAGGAATGATTGACGCAACGGACAAGATTCGCATGGGCTGCATGCATGTCGATGCAGGCGGAATCGTCGGCTATCATCAAGCATCCGTATCACAATTGTTTGCCGTCGTGGCAGGAGAAGGCGTTGTCAAGGGCACAGAGGATAAAGAGTACCGCATCAAGGCGGGATATGCCGCATATTGGGAAGAGGGCGAATGGCATGAGACCAGGACGGAAGCGGGACTGACCGCGATTGTTATCGAAGGAGTGGCGTTGAATATCAAGATGAAGGAGGAAGAATGGCAGGCACACTGA
- a CDS encoding S1C family serine protease, which yields MKEECKETRKVNVPLEMVPAGRRDTARSTSSWRPIFAAFMAGSLAIGGLLFAAGRMDVFGGDEPLAYNVSAQAPADSGIQTASFNGAGSGTLSSIVSQASPAVVKIETKTKASPNRSNPLSGSPFSRQRLDNGSSDASGQQYDSGALQPSGTGSGFLFESEGYILTNEHVIDGADEIDVYVQGYNEPFKAKLLGSSYDLDLAVIKIEGDKPFPALALGNSDASNVGDTVVAIGNPYEFDSTVTAGVLSAKERPIQIDDEQGTRYYKHLLQTDTAINPGNSGGPLLNVNGEVIGINTAVNADAQGIGFAIPSSTVSSVLDRLKHNESIPKEPLPYIGISALNITDDMLADLKLSSANGVLVADVQQQSPASAAGIRPYDVITAVDGADISSVQELTDKIEASPAGGEMTLTMSRNGQQQEVRVKIGDKNDLATTQK from the coding sequence ATGAAGGAAGAATGTAAAGAAACGCGCAAGGTCAACGTTCCGTTGGAGATGGTTCCTGCGGGCCGGCGAGATACCGCGCGGAGCACAAGCTCATGGCGGCCGATCTTTGCGGCATTTATGGCTGGATCGTTGGCCATCGGGGGGCTCCTGTTCGCAGCCGGCCGGATGGATGTATTCGGCGGCGATGAGCCGCTTGCCTACAACGTGTCGGCCCAGGCACCCGCCGATAGCGGGATTCAGACCGCTTCGTTCAATGGAGCGGGGTCCGGCACTCTCTCCAGCATCGTCAGCCAAGCCAGCCCAGCAGTCGTCAAAATCGAAACGAAAACGAAAGCAAGCCCGAACCGGAGCAATCCGTTGTCCGGCAGTCCGTTCTCCCGGCAGCGGCTTGACAATGGCAGCAGCGACGCTTCCGGACAGCAGTACGACAGTGGCGCTTTGCAGCCTAGCGGCACAGGCTCCGGTTTTCTGTTTGAATCGGAAGGGTATATCTTGACGAATGAGCATGTTATCGATGGAGCGGATGAGATCGATGTGTATGTTCAGGGCTATAATGAGCCGTTCAAGGCGAAGCTGCTGGGCAGCAGCTATGATCTGGATTTGGCCGTGATCAAGATAGAGGGGGATAAGCCATTTCCTGCTCTGGCTCTCGGGAATTCGGATGCAAGCAATGTAGGCGATACTGTCGTGGCAATCGGCAATCCATACGAATTCGATTCCACGGTGACTGCTGGCGTGCTCAGCGCCAAGGAGCGGCCTATCCAGATCGATGACGAGCAGGGGACAAGATATTATAAGCATTTGCTGCAAACCGATACGGCGATTAACCCGGGCAACTCCGGCGGACCTTTGCTGAACGTGAACGGCGAAGTCATCGGCATCAATACGGCCGTCAATGCGGATGCGCAGGGAATCGGCTTCGCCATTCCATCAAGCACGGTATCCTCCGTATTGGATCGCTTGAAGCATAACGAATCGATTCCGAAGGAGCCTTTGCCGTACATCGGCATCAGCGCGCTCAATATTACCGACGATATGCTCGCAGACTTGAAGCTGAGCAGCGCCAACGGAGTGCTCGTGGCAGACGTGCAGCAGCAATCGCCCGCCTCTGCGGCCGGCATCCGCCCTTACGATGTCATCACGGCCGTCGACGGGGCGGACATCTCCAGTGTGCAGGAGCTAACCGACAAAATCGAAGCTTCCCCAGCCGGGGGAGAGATGACGCTTACGATGTCGCGCAATGGACAACAACAGGAGGTGCGCGTGAAGATAGGCGATAAGAACGACTTGGCCACGACGCAGAAATGA
- a CDS encoding response regulator transcription factor: MGQLKGIKILLVDDEPNILQFLELGLTNEGFEIQTATDGIAAVAMANEFQPHVVILDVMMPGMDGFEVCRMIKKSENAAVIMLTAKDEVDDRVKGLTLGADDYMMKPFSFEELLARIHARIRNQFPHLFGEVIAGPFRIDDRRKEIIFDTRVLELSPTEYELLKFLVLNQGLVLSKAMILDRVWGYDFGGEENIVEVYIRSLREKLNDREHRLIRTLRGAGYRVDLP; the protein is encoded by the coding sequence ATGGGACAATTGAAAGGCATCAAAATACTGCTCGTCGACGACGAACCGAACATTCTGCAGTTTCTCGAACTTGGCCTGACCAATGAAGGCTTCGAGATACAGACCGCGACGGACGGCATAGCAGCCGTGGCGATGGCGAACGAATTCCAGCCGCATGTCGTTATTCTCGACGTCATGATGCCGGGGATGGACGGCTTCGAGGTATGCCGGATGATCAAGAAATCGGAGAACGCAGCCGTCATCATGCTGACCGCCAAAGATGAAGTGGACGATCGGGTGAAAGGGCTGACGCTCGGCGCGGACGATTATATGATGAAGCCGTTCAGCTTCGAGGAGCTCCTTGCGCGCATTCACGCGCGAATCCGCAATCAGTTCCCTCATTTGTTCGGCGAGGTCATAGCCGGACCGTTCCGGATCGATGACCGGCGCAAGGAGATCATCTTCGACACCCGGGTGCTGGAGCTGTCCCCGACCGAATACGAGCTGCTGAAGTTTTTGGTCCTCAACCAAGGCCTTGTGCTCAGTAAAGCAATGATATTGGATCGAGTATGGGGCTATGATTTCGGCGGTGAGGAAAATATCGTCGAGGTGTATATCCGGTCATTGCGGGAGAAGCTGAATGACCGCGAGCACCGGCTTATTCGGACGCTGCGCGGGGCCGGATACCGGGTCGATCTGCCATGA
- a CDS encoding sensor histidine kinase, producing the protein MKAAERLRRFIHPGSLRFQLLSRSLLILAALLMLIGVFQYLVMQQFVYENKAESLKSQISSFPREAWQLLTDRDDGVSGRRPMLFLPADASLAIIDANGAIQAVSMGDKMADPPELSPEEYQAAMNKSRKEVNYRVMNDSEGEEQLLVLQPLEWKGRMIGLIQVNTSTKPLKEMLASQLLTFLSLSVLALIGGMIAFLPVLRRTLIPLSNMVHTVGRIDAGNLAERVPSRQGQLEIDRLALSFNGMLERLESSFEAEKEAKEQMRRFIADASHELRTPLTSIHGFLEVLLRGAMNQPEQLRKALISMHGESERINKLVQDLLLLAKLDRAPVMELADGDLNRVLRELGPQLCLLGGQRHVTLALAEEANCKYDPDKMKQVVLNLFHNAVQHTDPEKGDIRIVTETVPGGVELTVRDNGTGIGKRHLPHLFDRFYRSESSRTRKYGGAGLGLSITKSIVEAHGGSIRVSSAEGQGTSFIVTLPAAVPPLHGYVEGHR; encoded by the coding sequence ATGAAAGCGGCGGAACGGCTCAGGCGCTTCATCCACCCTGGCTCGTTGCGGTTTCAGCTATTATCCCGTTCCCTCCTTATTCTCGCCGCACTGCTTATGCTCATCGGCGTATTCCAATATTTAGTAATGCAGCAATTCGTCTATGAAAATAAGGCGGAAAGCTTGAAAAGCCAAATTTCATCCTTTCCGCGCGAGGCCTGGCAGCTGCTGACGGACCGGGATGACGGCGTGTCGGGGCGGCGGCCGATGCTGTTTTTGCCTGCCGATGCGTCGCTCGCCATTATCGATGCGAACGGTGCTATACAGGCCGTATCCATGGGGGATAAGATGGCCGATCCGCCCGAACTGTCCCCGGAAGAATATCAAGCGGCCATGAACAAGAGCAGGAAGGAAGTCAATTATCGGGTCATGAACGACAGCGAGGGAGAGGAGCAGCTGCTCGTGCTGCAGCCATTAGAATGGAAGGGGCGGATGATCGGACTCATTCAGGTCAATACAAGCACCAAGCCGTTGAAGGAGATGCTGGCCAGTCAGCTTCTGACCTTCCTATCGCTGTCTGTCCTGGCGCTGATCGGCGGCATGATCGCTTTCCTTCCCGTATTGAGAAGAACGCTTATCCCGCTGTCCAATATGGTGCATACCGTCGGAAGAATCGATGCGGGAAATTTGGCGGAACGCGTTCCGTCCCGTCAGGGCCAGCTCGAAATCGATCGGCTCGCGTTATCGTTCAACGGTATGCTGGAAAGACTGGAATCCTCGTTCGAAGCGGAAAAGGAAGCCAAAGAGCAGATGCGCCGCTTTATCGCAGACGCCTCCCATGAGCTCCGGACGCCGCTGACATCGATTCACGGATTCCTAGAGGTTCTGCTCCGCGGCGCCATGAACCAGCCGGAGCAGCTGCGCAAAGCGCTCATCTCAATGCACGGGGAATCCGAGCGGATCAATAAGCTGGTGCAGGATCTTCTTCTGCTCGCGAAGCTGGACCGGGCTCCGGTCATGGAGCTCGCAGACGGCGACTTGAATCGCGTGCTTCGGGAGCTGGGGCCGCAGCTCTGTCTGCTTGGCGGTCAGCGGCATGTGACGCTCGCTCTGGCGGAAGAAGCGAATTGCAAGTATGATCCGGACAAAATGAAGCAGGTTGTCCTGAATTTATTCCATAACGCCGTTCAGCATACGGATCCGGAAAAAGGAGATATTCGGATTGTGACCGAAACCGTGCCCGGCGGCGTGGAACTGACTGTGCGGGATAATGGGACGGGGATCGGGAAGAGGCATCTTCCCCATTTGTTCGACCGTTTCTACCGCAGCGAATCTTCCCGCACCCGCAAATACGGCGGCGCCGGGCTTGGCTTATCGATTACGAAATCGATTGTGGAGGCGCACGGAGGATCGATCCGCGTCAGCAGCGCGGAAGGTCAGGGCACCTCGTTTATCGTTACGCTGCCGGCAGCTGTTCCTCCCTTGCACGGATACGTGGAGGGACATAGATAA
- a CDS encoding SMI1/KNR4 family protein, with protein sequence MRLRELLNEITERLRGDLPELAASLNPPATEIELRQAEEELGFSLPAELRELYLIHNGESEDGPGLFFGLPFLSLDCMLTEWRIWAELEEEYAWEGEHYSVPAAWIKERYIHRCWLPISKDWGGNHLGIDLDPDEQGRKGQVINFGRDEEVKYVIAHRLTHLLQFIRDTAKERNYTVHEEEDYRFWSYGRDSQVHFLDAIRSLDLPVLEPLRLDSNAPDPLAWFGGLDDKWKARVVAACGSPEAFVRAKQLRFIQEGLTDIAPLARCTDVRELVLSMNKIGSIEAVSHCTQLKRLYLGKNPVADLRPLQGLMHLQELFLAGTEVTDLSPLRVLPKLRALDVQQTAIRDWSPLKAVHSLRALEVSRPDGEQLRGLAELEQLAELTLSGLGSVAEDDLAVLGQLVNLRVIQLEEVSLPNLEFLRNCRKLRTVKMTNAAVNDISILADLEHLQSLELSGCPDIGKLEEIARSASLKKITASFPQFALLKDRFDRKIDFSAMTGSMTDEEEEIWYEYVRA encoded by the coding sequence ATGAGATTGAGAGAGCTGCTGAACGAAATCACGGAACGGCTTCGGGGAGATCTGCCGGAATTGGCCGCATCTCTCAACCCGCCCGCCACGGAGATAGAGCTGCGCCAGGCGGAGGAGGAACTGGGATTTTCCTTGCCGGCCGAGCTGCGGGAGCTTTACCTGATCCATAATGGAGAAAGCGAAGATGGTCCCGGGCTGTTTTTCGGCCTTCCGTTCCTGTCCTTGGACTGCATGTTGACGGAATGGCGAATATGGGCGGAGCTGGAGGAGGAATATGCATGGGAAGGGGAGCATTACTCCGTGCCTGCCGCCTGGATTAAGGAACGGTATATTCACCGCTGCTGGCTGCCGATTAGCAAGGATTGGGGCGGCAACCACCTTGGTATCGACCTCGATCCCGATGAGCAGGGAAGGAAGGGGCAGGTGATCAACTTCGGCCGCGATGAAGAAGTCAAATATGTCATTGCCCATCGTCTGACTCATCTCCTGCAATTTATCCGCGATACGGCCAAGGAGAGGAATTATACCGTCCATGAAGAAGAAGACTATCGCTTCTGGAGCTATGGCCGGGACAGCCAAGTCCATTTTCTCGATGCGATCCGGTCGCTGGATCTGCCTGTGCTCGAGCCGCTTCGGCTCGATTCGAATGCCCCGGATCCGCTGGCATGGTTCGGCGGGCTGGATGACAAGTGGAAGGCGAGGGTGGTGGCGGCGTGCGGATCTCCGGAAGCTTTTGTGCGCGCGAAGCAGCTTCGCTTCATACAGGAGGGGCTCACGGATATTGCCCCCTTGGCACGCTGTACCGATGTGCGGGAATTGGTGCTGAGCATGAACAAGATCGGCTCGATTGAAGCGGTCAGTCATTGTACGCAGCTGAAGAGGCTGTATCTGGGGAAAAATCCGGTAGCGGATCTTCGCCCGCTGCAGGGATTGATGCATTTGCAGGAACTGTTCCTCGCGGGCACGGAAGTTACGGATCTATCTCCTCTTCGTGTGCTGCCCAAATTAAGAGCGCTGGATGTGCAGCAGACGGCAATTCGTGATTGGTCGCCGCTCAAGGCGGTTCATAGTCTGCGCGCCTTGGAGGTCAGCCGTCCGGATGGCGAGCAGCTTCGCGGTCTGGCGGAGCTGGAGCAGCTTGCGGAGTTGACGCTGTCCGGGCTTGGTTCCGTTGCCGAGGACGATCTGGCTGTCCTGGGACAGCTCGTGAATTTGCGGGTGATTCAACTGGAAGAGGTCTCTTTGCCGAATCTGGAGTTTTTACGAAATTGCCGCAAGCTTCGGACCGTGAAGATGACCAATGCGGCTGTGAATGATATTTCGATCTTGGCCGATCTGGAGCATCTGCAGTCCCTGGAGCTAAGCGGCTGCCCGGATATAGGCAAGCTGGAGGAGATCGCCCGGTCGGCCTCGCTGAAGAAAATCACGGCCTCTTTTCCGCAGTTTGCGCTGTTGAAGGATCGTTTTGACCGGAAAATCGACTTTTCGGCGATGACCGGTTCCATGACCGATGAAGAAGAAGAAATCTGGTACGAATATGTAAGAGCCTAG
- a CDS encoding GNAT family N-acetyltransferase, whose protein sequence is MTNKPKLFHSTPEESKHVLHKLIEFNAKCVPNAHLEDVNLCLKDDNGEIVAGLNSTVLWNWMEVDILWVDDNHRGQGLGQRLLEEAEQIARAKNCTFIKLNTFSFQAPEFYKKYGYEVVAIFENAPIGYKHYYYKKDLT, encoded by the coding sequence ATGACAAACAAACCTAAGCTTTTTCACAGCACACCCGAAGAATCCAAGCATGTCCTGCACAAATTGATTGAGTTCAATGCCAAATGCGTGCCCAACGCCCACCTCGAAGACGTTAATTTATGCTTGAAGGATGATAACGGAGAGATTGTTGCCGGTCTGAACAGCACCGTGCTATGGAATTGGATGGAAGTTGATATTTTATGGGTGGATGACAATCACCGCGGACAAGGGTTGGGGCAACGATTATTGGAAGAAGCGGAGCAAATCGCGCGAGCAAAAAACTGCACGTTCATTAAACTGAATACATTCAGTTTTCAAGCTCCCGAATTCTACAAAAAATATGGCTACGAGGTCGTCGCCATTTTCGAGAATGCGCCAATTGGATACAAGCATTATTACTATAAGAAGGACCTTACATAG
- a CDS encoding PLP-dependent aminotransferase family protein, translating into MWMPDRRSSQPLYQQIADDIERRIAYGEFPPGSLLPSERKLAAQLGVNRSTVILAYAELRALGIIESRSGSGTRVSKYKWGATPKHTPNWHRYVEGGSFLPNVAFLRRIREALQQDSTLIDFASGELGADLSPVEEINALIDENHYTGYLGYDNPQGFLPLREALVSFLSQYRGIQTTESSILITSGSQQSLYLITQCLLAPGDAVAIEDPSYCYSLPMFQSAGLRLFRLPVDQHGIRPEDVRALYKKHRIKMVFLNPNYQNPTGAVLDAERRAELLHVTSELGLPIVEDDPFSLTVYDGNPPRPLKSMDSLGSVLYIGSFSKIAASGLRVGWMVAPHSVVDRLADARQQMDFGLSVVPQKVAAQFLKSAYTRPHLDRLRMNLLYKRDVAIEALQRELPGLVSFPVPQGGLHLWCKILPEVNDGKLLEEAIRNGVIFAPGSVYGSDSGYVRFTYARPKAEEIAPGIAAFAASLRAVLG; encoded by the coding sequence ATGTGGATGCCTGATCGCCGCAGCAGCCAGCCTCTCTATCAACAGATAGCGGATGACATCGAACGAAGAATCGCGTACGGCGAGTTCCCGCCAGGCAGTCTGCTGCCTTCCGAACGCAAATTAGCCGCGCAATTGGGAGTGAATCGCAGCACCGTGATTCTGGCTTACGCGGAGCTTCGTGCCCTGGGAATCATCGAGAGCCGGTCGGGAAGCGGAACCCGGGTAAGCAAATATAAATGGGGAGCGACGCCGAAGCATACCCCGAACTGGCACCGGTATGTCGAGGGCGGAAGCTTCCTGCCGAACGTCGCTTTTTTGCGCCGTATCCGGGAAGCGCTGCAGCAGGACAGCACATTAATCGATTTTGCCAGCGGCGAATTGGGTGCGGACCTCTCTCCTGTGGAAGAAATCAATGCGCTCATCGATGAAAATCACTATACCGGGTATCTCGGGTATGACAATCCGCAAGGGTTTTTACCGCTTCGGGAAGCGCTCGTCTCCTTTTTGAGCCAATATCGGGGCATTCAGACGACAGAATCGTCCATCCTCATCACATCCGGATCCCAGCAATCGTTATATTTGATCACCCAGTGTCTGCTGGCCCCCGGGGATGCGGTTGCGATCGAAGATCCTTCATATTGCTACTCGCTGCCCATGTTCCAATCGGCCGGTCTGCGCTTGTTCCGGCTTCCCGTCGATCAGCATGGAATCCGGCCTGAGGATGTGCGCGCGCTCTACAAAAAACATCGAATCAAGATGGTCTTCCTCAATCCGAATTATCAGAATCCGACAGGCGCCGTGCTCGATGCCGAACGACGGGCGGAACTGCTGCATGTGACGAGCGAGCTGGGGCTGCCGATTGTCGAGGATGATCCGTTCAGCCTGACGGTCTATGACGGCAACCCGCCGCGGCCGCTCAAGTCCATGGACTCGCTCGGTTCGGTCCTCTATATTGGCTCATTCTCCAAAATCGCCGCCTCCGGGCTGCGTGTCGGATGGATGGTCGCGCCGCATTCCGTGGTCGATCGGCTGGCCGATGCCAGACAGCAGATGGACTTCGGGCTTAGCGTCGTACCGCAAAAGGTGGCGGCCCAGTTCCTGAAATCCGCCTACACCCGGCCGCATTTGGATCGCTTGCGCATGAATCTGCTCTACAAGCGGGATGTGGCGATCGAGGCGCTGCAGCGCGAGCTTCCAGGCCTGGTCAGCTTCCCGGTGCCGCAAGGAGGCTTGCACCTGTGGTGTAAAATCTTGCCCGAGGTCAATGACGGCAAGCTGCTGGAGGAAGCGATCCGCAATGGAGTCATCTTCGCGCCAGGCAGCGTATACGGCTCCGATTCCGGCTATGTGCGATTCACCTATGCCAGGCCGAAGGCGGAAGAGATCGCTCCGGGCATTGCCGCATTCGCCGCCTCTCTTCGGGCGGTTCTTGGTTAG
- a CDS encoding NAD-dependent malic enzyme: MHNSLEMNTSVILRLEYDQDSATFGAIASSISDAGGDIVAMDINRVGPVRTVRDITVHLRSPQDIGRMVSAVDQLPGVTVINVSDQTFLMHLGGKIEIHPKTPIKNRDDLSRAYTPGVAQICMAIHQDPDRAHTLTIKRNTVAVVSDGSAVLGLGSIGPEAAMPVMEGKAVLFKQLAGVDAFPICLSTQDTEEMIRIIKAIAPAFGGINLEDIAAPRCFELEERLKQELNIPVFHDDQHGTAVVILAALYNAVKVVGKKLEQCRVVVCGLGAAGMACAKILLASGVSDLIGVDRQGALVSGRAYSDPLWNWFASQTNPRKVEGSLSAALEGADVFIGLSGPKVLKTEEVKRMAADPIVFAMTNPTPEIMPEEAEPYARVIATGRSDYPNQINNVLCFPGMFRGVLDCRASRITESMKLAAAQAIASVIADEERNEQYIIPSVFHPQVADKVSQAVIAAAYEAGVARRSREPRDR; this comes from the coding sequence ATGCATAACTCGTTGGAAATGAACACCAGCGTTATTTTACGGTTGGAGTATGATCAAGATTCCGCAACGTTCGGAGCGATAGCTTCATCGATAAGCGATGCCGGCGGCGACATCGTCGCGATGGACATCAATCGCGTTGGGCCTGTGCGAACGGTGAGAGACATTACGGTTCATCTGCGTTCCCCGCAAGATATTGGACGCATGGTCTCCGCGGTTGACCAGCTTCCAGGGGTTACGGTAATCAACGTCTCGGATCAGACCTTTCTTATGCATTTGGGCGGCAAAATCGAGATTCATCCCAAGACGCCCATTAAAAATCGGGACGATCTGTCCCGGGCCTATACGCCGGGCGTGGCGCAGATATGCATGGCGATCCATCAAGATCCCGACCGCGCCCATACGCTGACGATCAAACGGAACACGGTAGCCGTTGTCTCTGACGGCTCCGCCGTGCTTGGCCTTGGATCGATCGGGCCGGAAGCCGCGATGCCGGTTATGGAAGGGAAAGCGGTGCTCTTTAAGCAATTGGCAGGCGTCGATGCTTTTCCGATCTGTCTGAGCACGCAGGATACGGAAGAGATGATCCGCATTATTAAAGCGATTGCCCCGGCCTTTGGCGGGATCAACCTGGAGGATATTGCGGCTCCCCGCTGCTTCGAGCTCGAAGAACGTCTCAAGCAGGAGCTGAATATCCCGGTCTTTCATGACGATCAGCATGGAACCGCCGTCGTCATCCTGGCTGCGCTGTACAATGCCGTGAAAGTCGTCGGGAAAAAACTGGAGCAGTGCAGAGTGGTTGTATGCGGTCTGGGGGCGGCGGGGATGGCCTGTGCCAAAATATTGCTGGCCTCCGGAGTGTCCGACCTGATCGGCGTGGACCGTCAAGGAGCCCTCGTGAGCGGACGCGCTTATTCGGATCCGCTCTGGAACTGGTTCGCCAGCCAGACGAACCCGCGGAAGGTGGAAGGCAGCCTCTCTGCAGCCCTTGAGGGAGCTGACGTATTTATCGGTCTATCCGGTCCGAAGGTGTTGAAGACGGAGGAGGTGAAGCGGATGGCGGCAGACCCGATCGTATTTGCGATGACCAATCCCACCCCTGAAATTATGCCGGAGGAAGCGGAGCCGTATGCGCGCGTCATTGCGACAGGACGATCGGATTACCCGAATCAGATCAATAACGTCTTGTGCTTCCCCGGTATGTTCCGCGGCGTACTGGATTGCCGAGCTTCCCGCATTACAGAATCGATGAAGCTTGCCGCCGCCCAAGCGATCGCCTCGGTCATTGCCGACGAGGAACGGAATGAGCAGTATATTATTCCGAGTGTCTTCCATCCTCAGGTGGCGGACAAAGTGAGCCAAGCAGTCATCGCGGCAGCCTATGAAGCCGGGGTGGCGAGGCGCAGCCGGGAGCCTCGCGATAGATAA
- a CDS encoding SCO family protein, with protein sequence MNKAILSVLLGLMMVFASACGGGKPNQLQYEVAPLAFMNQDGDPVSLSDLKGKVWIADMVFTYCATVCPSMTANMSELQQRLQSAGVDATLISFSVDPERDDPEALKQYLTKFNADFSNWHALTGYSFSEIKTFLLDSFKTAIAKDESSDQVIHGTSFFLVDPSGTVVAKYDGMMDTPYDKIINDVKALQR encoded by the coding sequence ATGAACAAAGCGATCTTATCCGTCTTGCTTGGCCTGATGATGGTGTTCGCCTCCGCATGCGGCGGCGGGAAGCCGAATCAGCTTCAGTACGAGGTTGCGCCGTTAGCATTCATGAACCAGGACGGGGATCCGGTGTCCTTGTCCGATTTGAAAGGGAAGGTGTGGATCGCGGACATGGTGTTCACCTATTGTGCCACAGTATGTCCGTCGATGACGGCCAATATGTCTGAATTGCAGCAGCGGCTCCAATCAGCGGGCGTGGATGCGACGCTGATCTCGTTCTCCGTCGATCCGGAGCGGGACGATCCGGAGGCGTTAAAGCAATATTTGACGAAGTTCAACGCCGATTTCTCGAATTGGCATGCGCTGACCGGCTATTCGTTCAGCGAGATCAAAACCTTTTTGCTCGATTCCTTCAAGACAGCCATTGCGAAGGATGAGTCCTCGGATCAAGTCATTCACGGGACTTCGTTTTTCTTGGTTGACCCGTCAGGCACGGTCGTAGCCAAGTACGACGGGATGATGGATACGCCCTACGACAAAATCATTAATGATGTGAAAGCATTGCAGCGTTAA
- a CDS encoding c-type cytochrome: protein MGGGLLIVAMALALAACSGGTDRQGSEAGAAASGGTDAMTLYKKQCLSCHAADLSGRVGPSLEEIGSKMSERQLIDTIQDGAKGMPAFKKVLRADEIETLAQWLSTHTQAEEDKP from the coding sequence TTGGGCGGTGGACTGCTTATCGTCGCAATGGCGCTTGCTCTCGCTGCGTGCAGCGGGGGAACGGACCGTCAAGGGAGTGAAGCGGGAGCAGCCGCTTCGGGAGGGACCGATGCGATGACCCTATATAAGAAGCAATGCTTATCCTGTCATGCTGCCGATCTAAGCGGACGGGTGGGGCCAAGCTTGGAGGAGATTGGCTCGAAAATGTCAGAGCGGCAGCTCATCGATACGATACAGGATGGAGCCAAAGGGATGCCGGCCTTCAAAAAAGTGCTTCGTGCCGATGAAATCGAGACATTGGCGCAATGGCTCTCTACCCACACACAGGCAGAGGAGGATAAGCCATGA
- a CDS encoding cytochrome o ubiquinol oxidase subunit IV: MAQQDTTAPQDTGSHGFFRSYTLGFLFSIVLTIIPVTAVLYGWAEGIANTAILMTAAVLQFIVQLIYFMHLREEPKPRYNLVTLILGLIILLVIVVGSMWIMLYNMVAT; encoded by the coding sequence ATGGCGCAGCAGGACACGACAGCTCCGCAGGACACCGGGAGCCACGGATTCTTCCGATCGTACACGCTCGGCTTTCTGTTCTCGATCGTGCTGACGATCATTCCGGTTACGGCCGTCCTGTACGGCTGGGCCGAGGGAATCGCGAACACCGCCATTCTGATGACGGCAGCCGTGCTGCAGTTCATCGTGCAATTGATTTATTTCATGCATTTGCGGGAGGAGCCCAAGCCCCGGTATAACCTGGTGACGCTGATTTTGGGCTTGATCATTTTACTCGTCATCGTGGTCGGCTCCATGTGGATTATGCTCTACAATATGGTGGCGACATGA
- the cyoC gene encoding cytochrome o ubiquinol oxidase subunit III yields MAHINDSVHAGHPAPHSDHHAHPDMEEMRTFGFWIYLMTDVIIFGTLFAAYIVLQPNRNGGPGPEDLFQLGGIIASTIILLTSSYTSGLAVLAMHRGKLRALLGWLGVTALLGTAFIVLEVSEFIHLVREGATISTSAFLSAFYTLVGTHGLHVSIGLVWMIALMIQLAKHGITPVTKRKVNVISLFWHFLDVVWIFVFTIVYLMGVR; encoded by the coding sequence ATGGCTCACATCAACGATTCCGTACATGCCGGCCATCCCGCGCCGCATTCGGATCATCATGCTCATCCGGATATGGAAGAGATGCGCACGTTCGGATTCTGGATCTACCTGATGACTGATGTCATCATCTTTGGCACGTTGTTCGCTGCCTATATTGTGCTGCAGCCGAACCGGAACGGCGGGCCGGGCCCGGAAGATTTGTTCCAGCTCGGCGGCATTATCGCCAGCACGATCATTTTGCTGACGAGCAGCTATACGAGCGGCCTCGCCGTACTGGCCATGCACCGGGGCAAGCTACGCGCCTTGCTCGGGTGGCTTGGGGTCACGGCCTTGCTCGGCACCGCCTTCATTGTGCTGGAGGTCAGTGAATTTATTCATCTCGTCCGCGAGGGAGCCACGATCAGCACGAGCGCGTTCCTCTCGGCTTTCTATACCTTGGTCGGAACGCACGGGCTTCATGTGTCGATCGGATTGGTCTGGATGATTGCGCTGATGATTCAGCTCGCCAAGCATGGCATCACGCCGGTTACCAAGCGCAAAGTAAATGTAATCAGCCTGTTTTGGCATTTCCTTGACGTCGTATGGATTTTTGTCTTTACCATTGTCTATTTGATGGGGGTGAGATAG